One window of Amaranthus tricolor cultivar Red isolate AtriRed21 chromosome 11, ASM2621246v1, whole genome shotgun sequence genomic DNA carries:
- the LOC130827545 gene encoding protein SODIUM POTASSIUM ROOT DEFECTIVE 1-like, whose product MPLKIKNMKGIDFSCASPASTAICSSTDQNLMVKNSTKSFNRLNDHYKSYSPRAPCISELPFTPRLSSSYREKPRKNPSSIVKLSDLSTPRRKSSVNIHDFRRFYEKCSFNSSLLSPPRGHSSRYLLDESKCLDSNSESHQNVTKNSKYDNYSNGWALVPCAPIVTSSHEEGHEKKSFGSYLDAEKEKKIMKSSLVHVNHGDQRVIKSYNTKFNNNGDDVFNRKQQSMGYCKNDSLVLKKSSSSATQSLDKVVVLRVSLHCKGCAGKLRKHLSKMEGVTSFSIDLETKKVTVKGNVTPLSVLTSISKVKNAQFWPSPLSNSSSSSSSSSNSSMVEYFH is encoded by the exons atgccattaaaaataaaaaacatgaaGGGTATAGATTTCTCTTGTGCATCACCAGCATCTACAGCCATATGTTCAAGTACAGACCAAAATTTAATGGTCAAAAACTCAACCAAATCATTTAATCGTTTAAATGATCATTACAAATCTTATTCTCCAAGAGCACCTTGTATTTCTGAACTCCCTTTTACTCCTAGACTTTCATCTTCTTACCgtgaaaaacccagaaaaaaccCATCCTCCATTGTTAAGCTTAGTGATCTTAGTACTCCTAGAAGAAAATCTTCCGTCAATATCCACGATTTTCGACGCTTTTATGAAAAATGTAGCTTTAATAGTAGTTTATTAAGTCCTCCTAGAGGTCATTCTTCTAGGTACCTTTTGGATGAATCTAAGTGTTTGGACTCAAATTCTGAGTCTCATCAAAATGTTACTAAAAATAGTAAGTATGATAATTATAGTAATGGTTGGGCTTTGGTTCCTTGTGCTCCTATAGTGACTTCTTCTCATGAAGAAGGTCATGAAAAGAAGAGTTTTGGTTCATATTTGGATGctgaaaaggaaaagaagattATGAAATCATCATTAGTGCATGTTAATCATGGTGATCAAAGAGTGATTAAGTCTTATAATACAAAGTTTAATaataatggtgatgatgtttTTAATAGAAAGCAACAAAGTATGGGTTATTGCAAAAATGATTCTCTTGTGTTGAAGAAATCGTCTTCTTCTGCTACTCAATCTCTTGACAAG GTTGTGGTATTGAGGGTGTCATTGCACTGCAAAGGTTGTGCTGGTAAGCTTAGGAAACATCTCTCCAAGATGGAAG GAGTGACATCGTTTAGCATAGATTTGGAAACAAAAAAAGTGACAGTAAAAGGGAATGTGACACCATTAAGTGTATTAACAAGCATTTCAAAGGTGAAGAATGCTCAGTTCTGGCCATCACCACTATCAAactcatcatcttcatcttcttcatcatcaaattctTCCATGGTTGAATACTTCCATTAA